The following DNA comes from Vibrio gigantis.
ACGTAATGGCTCGGCTGCACCCCAAAGCAGTTGGTCACCAACCGTGAATGCGTTTAGGAAGTCATTACCCATTGACATCTTACGTAGACGACCGACTGGTACAGACATCGTGCCTGTTACTTTAGCTGGCGTCAGTTCTTGCGCAGTGATGTCACGATCGTTAGGAATCACTTTAACCCAATCATTGTGCGTCGCGATGATCTCTTCGATTTCGTCCATTGGAACGTCTTGCTTAAGCTTGATCGTTAGTGCTTGAGCGTGACAACGCATTGCACCGATACGTACACAAGTACCATCGATAGGGATTGGCTGACCATCTAGGCCAAGAATCTTGTTCGCTTCAACACCGGCTTTCCACTCTTCTTTACTTTGACCGTTTTCACGCTTCACATCAATCCAAGGAATCAGTGAGCCTGCAAGCGGTGCACCGAATTGGTCTGTTGGAAATGAAGATGAACGAATCGTATCAGCAACTTTCTTATCGATATCAAGAATTGAACTTGAAGGATTCGCTAGCTCAGAACTTACGCTGTCGTTGATCACACCCATTTGTGAAATCAGCTCACGCATATTCTTAGCACCCGCACCAGAAGCCGCTTGGTAAGTCATGGCACTCATCCACTCAACCATGCCTTTCTCGTATAGACCGCCTAGAGCCATAAGCATTAAGCTCACAGTACAGTTACCGCCAACGAAAGTGTTGGTGCCGCTGTGAATGCCTTGCTGGATTTGAGCCAAGTTAACAGGATCAAGAGTGATGATTGAATCAGCGTCCATACGCAGAGTTGAGGCTGCATCGATCCAGTAACCTTTCCAACCAGCTTGACGCAGTGCTGGGTATACTTTTGATGTGTAATCGCCGCCTTGACAAGTAATAACCGCATCAAGCTGTTTTAGACTATCAATATCAAAAGCGTCTTGAAGTAGACCCGCATCTTTACCACCTAGAACAGGGGCAGGAATACCAATCTGAGATGTGCTGTAATAAACAGGCTCAATCAAGTCGAAGTCTTTCTCTTCAACCATACGTTGCATCAGTACAGAACCAACCATACCGCGCCAACCAACTAGACCTACTCTCATCGCTCACTCTCCATGTATAAATTAAAAATCGCTCTCCCCCATCTATAAGTTTTTCAGAAACAGAACTCAAGTGCTTTTTGTCAAAAAGTGTAACTTTTTCGTTTCTTTTAAGTGAACGTAATGAATCGAGTAGTTATCTCTGTATCGACATTCCATCTCCACCTCATTGATTCCGCGCCCGTTATCGTCAAATTCAAACATTTACATCGCCAAAATCGATTCAAACGACGCTCATCACAAACAGTAAATCCCTCTTTCAAACCAAGGTTGAACAGAATTTTATTTTACAAAACGAAAACAACGTGCGACAGATTTCAACATGTAACAATCATGAATTTAACAAAATTTTAGATTATGAAACCACAATT
Coding sequences within:
- the asd gene encoding aspartate-semialdehyde dehydrogenase; amino-acid sequence: MRVGLVGWRGMVGSVLMQRMVEEKDFDLIEPVYYSTSQIGIPAPVLGGKDAGLLQDAFDIDSLKQLDAVITCQGGDYTSKVYPALRQAGWKGYWIDAASTLRMDADSIITLDPVNLAQIQQGIHSGTNTFVGGNCTVSLMLMALGGLYEKGMVEWMSAMTYQAASGAGAKNMRELISQMGVINDSVSSELANPSSSILDIDKKVADTIRSSSFPTDQFGAPLAGSLIPWIDVKRENGQSKEEWKAGVEANKILGLDGQPIPIDGTCVRIGAMRCHAQALTIKLKQDVPMDEIEEIIATHNDWVKVIPNDRDITAQELTPAKVTGTMSVPVGRLRKMSMGNDFLNAFTVGDQLLWGAAEPLRRTLRIILAEKA